A stretch of DNA from Cheilinus undulatus linkage group 7, ASM1832078v1, whole genome shotgun sequence:
AAGGGTGCAGATGACCTCCACTACCAGTAGGGTGGTGTAGAACATCGTCTTAGATTTGCACTGCTGAACTTTATTCCTGTATGAACTTGTGAAGGGCACTGGTGGCTTCTGGCTGGGTGGATCCATCGGACAGGCAAAGATCAGTGGTGTAGTTTGTTGAGGCAGAGTCATTGTGTGGGTGGTTGGCTGGGTGGTCCTCAGGGGGGTGGTTGTGGTTTTAGAAGTTGTTGTCATGGTTGTTGTTACACAGGTTGTGGGTAAAGTCGTTACAGCATTAGTAGTGGTGGGTGCAGTTGTCATTGTGGTGGTTAGTGTGGTTGTTACCATCATTGTTGTGAGTTCAACTGTCGTTATTTTGGCTGTTGTAATTTTGATGGTTGTTGGTGCAGATGATGTCAGcatggttgtggttgttggTATTGGTGTAGTGGTGGAGACAGTGGTGGTTGTAGCTGGTAAAGTGGTTGGCAATGTTGTGGTAGTTGTAAGGATGGTGGTTGTTGTAGGACGTGTAGTGGTGGTTGGAGTTGCAGGGGGAGGTGCTGTAGTGGTAGGGGCTGTGGTTGTTAGCTCAGTGGTTGAGAGTGTTGTAGTCAAGGCAGTTGTGGTTGTTGGCAGCGTGGTGGTTTGGGTTGTAGTAGGAAGTGTTGTAGTGGTAATGGTGGTTGTTAGGTCAGTAGTTGGGAGTGTCGTGCTCACTGTGGTAGTGGTTGTGGTTGTAGGTGGCATGGTTGAGGTTGTTGGCAGATGGGTGGTTGTAGGTGGGGTGGTGGTGGTACTTGGCACTGTGGTAGTTGTAGTTGCCGTGGTTGTGGTTGTAGGTGGCATGGTTGAGGTTGTTGGCAGATGGGTGGTTGTAGGTGGGGTGGTGGTGGTACTTGGCACTGTGGTAGTTGTAGTTGCcgtggttgtggttgttggcATCGTGGTGGTTGGGGTTGTAGTAGGAAGTGTTGTAGTGGCAATGGTGGTTGACTTGGCACTGTGGTAGTGGTTGCCGTGGTTGTGGTTGTAGGTGGCATGGTTGAGGTTGTTGGCAGACGGGTGGTTGTAGGTGGCGTGGTGGTGGTACTTGGTACTGTGGTAGTTGTAGGTGGAATGGTTGTGGTTGTTGGCATCGTGGTGGTTGGGGTTGTAGTAGGAAGTGTTGTAGTGGCAATGGTGGTTGTTAGCTCAGTAATTGGGAGCGTTGTGTGCACTGTGGTAGTGGTTGCGGTTGTAGGTGGCAAAGCTGTGGTTGTTGGCAGACGGGTGGTTGTAGGTGGTGTGGTGGTGGTACTTGGTACTGTGGTAGTTGTAGGTGGcatggttgtggttgttggCATCGTGGTGGTTGGGGTTGTAGTTGGAAGTGTTGTAGTGGCAATGGTGGTTGTTAGGTCAGTAGTTGGGAGTGTGGTACTCACTGTGGTAGTGGTTGGTGTTGTAGTTGGCAAAGTGGTGGTTGGTGTTGTAGTGGTAAGAATGGTGGTCTTCAGGGCCGTCGTTGGGAGTGTTGTTGTAATCATGGGAGTTGTTGTGATGGTTGTTGTTAGAGGAATGATCGTGGTGAGGCAAATAAATTGCTCCTCTGTCAATGAGCTCATTTCCTGTCCTTTTAGATTTTCAGGATGCTCACACAACACAGGATCCCCAACCTTTTCAGGGTTTTGCTTCATCCAGAGGTGTAGATCAATCAGATTACAGTCACAGTGCCAGGGGTTTTCATTAAGATAAACCTTCTTTAATTTGATCAGAGGCTGAAAAATGTCCCCAGGGAGCGTCTGCAGGTTGTTATGAGCTAGCTTCAGTGTTATCAGCGATTGTAgcttttcaaacatattttcatCCAGTGAATCAATCATGTTGTTCTGTAGATTCAGGTCCTTGAGTTTCTCAGCACCTTCAAAATACTCAGAATGCAGTGTTGCAAATTGATTTTTTGATAGATCCAGTTTTGTTAGCGCCTTCAGAGGGCTGAGTATCCCTTTAGGAAGAGAGCTAAGGTTGTTTTGGCTGAAACTTAATTGTGTTAGTTTGGGCAGATCTCCAAAAAGCACTGCAGGTAGACTAGTTAGTTTATTCTTGTGCAGTGTCAGTGTTTTAAGCTGTGGGAAGCCAACAAAAAACCCTTCAGGCAGATGAGTCAGGAGATTACTTTCCAAATAAAGCTTCTGGAGTTTACCTTTATGTGGCAGTAAATTTGGTGGCAGTTCCACAATTTTGTTGCCATGCAAGCCAATTTCCCTCAAATTTGGCAAATTCTGAAAGATGTCTTCAGGAATGGTTGTGAGCTGATTCTCATAGAGCCTCAAGGTCTGCAGTTTGTTCATCTTTGAAAACCAGTCAGTAGACACAGCAGAGAGATTGTTTTTAGCTAAATGGAGGAGTGTGAGGCTCTCAAGATCATCAAAGACCCCATCCTCAATCATTTGGATCTCATTCCCGTGAAGCATGAGGTGTGTTACCTTTTTTAAGCCATCAAATAAGCCTTTATCCAGACGACGCAGCTTAttcatcatcagcaaagtcttCTCCAGGTTGGAAAGGTCTCTAAACACTcccacaggaagtgacatcagtgGATTGTTGGAGATCTCGAGGTGCACCAGGTTTACCAGACCTGCAAAAGCTTCTGGCTCAATTGAGGACGTTTTGGTGTTTATAAACTCCACCTTTGTTAGAAAGGTGAGATTAGAAAAGGCTTCATCAGGAATTGTTCTAATCTGGCTTTCCACAAAGAAAACTTCTGTTACGCCAGGTCTCAAAGAGCTTGGGATTCTCGTTGTAGATGGACCAAAAACAAACTGGTTTGCTTCGCAGCCTTTTGCATCTCCACAATTGTTGGTTTGAGTCATTAAAGACTCAAATAGTACCAACAGCAACAGAACAGTGACTTCTGTCTTCAACATCTctataaaaaagacaaaatgcaaaaatattgcaATGATTTTCATTCAAATAATAAAGAAGTTTGGATATTTTTCAGATATGTAAGTAACATCATAACAAGCTGTATTTTTcttatcaataaaaaatgtgttaagaaaGTCAAATGCCAAAAAACTGAACTTCTGCCTACCTTTGTATCTCCTGTCCATGGATGAAATGATTATTACAGCAGAGAGGAGACACAAACAAACTCAGTCTCATTAGTTATCTTCAGCATCAATGTTTACAGCCAACCTAGAGTTGGTTATATTACACGTGAGGCAGGGTGTAACACATGTCTGCAGTTCCAGATAAGAGCCATTTTCCAGCCAGTTTCTGCACTGCAGTAATGCAAGATAATTAGGGCCCAAGTACTGTGTGGAGTGCGGACCTAATTGTATCTGCAAGGATTATAATAATTACACATTTGACATCAATGTATGATGTTTGGATGCCCTTAACATATTCCAGTTTCTGAGAAACTTCGCAGGTGGCAAAAGTATTTTTTGGGTCTCCAATACAGCCATCCAGAATTGCCACAATAGCgccccctaacagttttcaCCAGAGACTCCTTCTTTGACTTTGTTGTAGATCCATGAAATTTTGTGGGCAGATGGGAAGCTCTACATAAAAGCCTCTAGGGCAGAAACTCTTTCTACAGGAACTTCTTCTTTGGTGTACAGCTAAATGAGACATGGTGaatgatgaaatatttttaaggaAGTTATCCTTTGTGAAGGGTCATGTTCATGGCTGGGCCTCAAACTGGCATCTTTTTTTTATCCACAGGAAGGTTATTGTATCTCAGATGAGCACCGTCCAAGCTGACTTGTACTTGCCAGGTGTATTGAGAGTCCATACCAACATACACTCATATCCTCCTGACTAACAGTAGTTCAAATTTGTCCTCTGTGAAGGACATTTCTAAACCTGAATATCTCCCACCCACTGCATACTACTGAATTAACTCCTTTTGACATCTACAGAGGTCTCacacgaatgcaaattcaaaatgctttacaaaaagaaaaaacacagtgacatttgagaaaaacacaaaaacaaaagttcacaacacaaatacaaaaacttgctgcagcgcatgaatacaaacactcagcgccgtgcatggatacataaactcggcacagtgcagaggcaaacagattccacaacagcacaaaaatacaacaactttgcgcagcagatgcaaataaaaagtcacaacgGAAGTGGGGCCGTTATTAGGGACGGACCGATTCCATCAAAGCGGGAACCTCTGAAGGCTCTGGATACAATGGCCATGACACCAGCACTCACAACCACAATGCAAACTAACTGAAGACACGCTTGGATCGAGTAATTATAGTAAGTAAACACTGTTCGTTCTTCAGctccactttttgcacattttattttgtaatcgaTACATTTTAGAAGTAATTTTAACTGGGAAACAGCGCGTTTGTGACTTctgttgtgactttttatttgcatctgctgcgccaagttgttgtgtttttgtgctgttgtggaatctgtttgcctccGCGCTGTGCCGAGTGTATGTGTCCATGCGCggcgctgagtgtttgtattcatgcgctgcagctttttgtgtttgtgttgtgaacttttttgtgtgtgtttttctcaaatgtcgtgttttttctttttgcaaagcgttttgaatttgcattcgtgtGAGACCTCTCGGGCACCGTAACAGAGGACATTTAGGGCTTTTCAATGATAACAAATGTGAAAGGGTGGGGCTTTGGtacctttttctttctcatcaAGGAAAATGGTTTCCTTCAGTGCAAGCGCATTTTATGGGAAGAAGAAAATTAAGTGCATAATACTTTTTACTGAGCAAATTTTGGCTTGAAATGTTGCTGGCATATTTTATACAAGTCTCTTAACAACGCATTGAATTTTACTGCAAACTGCTGATGGAAACTCAGATATTGAGTTGTCTGATGAAAAAGATCAAGATGCATGTGTTTAAGCCAGGTGGACAAAACACATGCATCAAGATGTTGCAGATCCGGCTGCAAAAGCAAAACATACTGAATGTGATGTGCACAAAGTGCAAGGTATTCCTTTGTGTTTCCTAGAggggcctcatcacaggctcagcATGTAACTtgacaggctcagagggcctcatcacaaGCTCAGAGGGTAACTTCACAGGTTAGAGGGAAActtcacaggctcagagggacTCATCACCGGCTCAGAGGCTAACATCACAGGCCCAGAGGGTCAAATCAAAGGCTCAAagggtcacatcacaggctcagagggcctcatcacaagctcagagggcctcatcacag
This window harbors:
- the LOC121511752 gene encoding leucine-rich repeat-containing protein 15 → MDRRYKEMLKTEVTVLLLLVLFESLMTQTNNCGDAKGCEANQFVFGPSTTRIPSSLRPGVTEVFFVESQIRTIPDEAFSNLTFLTKVEFINTKTSSIEPEAFAGLVNLVHLEISNNPLMSLPVGVFRDLSNLEKTLLMMNKLRRLDKGLFDGLKKVTHLMLHGNEIQMIEDGVFDDLESLTLLHLAKNNLSAVSTDWFSKMNKLQTLRLYENQLTTIPEDIFQNLPNLREIGLHGNKIVELPPNLLPHKGKLQKLYLESNLLTHLPEGFFVGFPQLKTLTLHKNKLTSLPAVLFGDLPKLTQLSFSQNNLSSLPKGILSPLKALTKLDLSKNQFATLHSEYFEGAEKLKDLNLQNNMIDSLDENMFEKLQSLITLKLAHNNLQTLPGDIFQPLIKLKKVYLNENPWHCDCNLIDLHLWMKQNPEKVGDPVLCEHPENLKGQEMSSLTEEQFICLTTIIPLTTTITTTPMITTTLPTTALKTTILTTTTPTTTLPTTTPTTTTVSTTLPTTDLTTTIATTTLPTTTPTTTMPTTTTMPPTTTTVPSTTTTPPTTTRLPTTTALPPTTATTTTVHTTLPITELTTTIATTTLPTTTPTTTITTTTPPTTTHLPTTSTMPPTTTTTTTVSTTLPTTDLTTTITTTTLPTTTQTTTLPTTTTALTTTLSTTELTTTAPTTTAPPPATPTTTTRPTTTTILTTTTTLPTTLPATTTTVSTTTPIPTTTTMLTSSAPTTIKITTAKITTVELTTMMVTTTLTTTMTTAPTTTNAVTTLPTTCVTTTMTTTSKTTTTPLRTTQPTTHTMTLPQQTTPLIFACPMDPPSQKPPVPFTSSYRNKVQQCKSKTMFYTTLLVVEVICTLVLAKVTLSMYRLLQSRERMNHRVKLTRFSYRREVILRPLRETETHRL